A genomic stretch from Caulobacter sp. FWC2 includes:
- a CDS encoding heme lyase CcmF/NrfE family subunit produces the protein MIVELGAFALILSLMLSVAQTGLSAVGGARRSPVLAGAGRGAAVATFVAVAVAFAALIHAFVVSDFSVANVAANSHTAKPLLYKVAGAWGSHEGSMLLWCLVLTGYGAAMAFFGDSLPPRLRAYAIAIQGALGVMFLAYTVFASNPLARLIEVPVEGRSLNPLLQDWALAVHPPFLYSGYVGFSVVYSLSLAALIEGRIDAAWARWVRPWTLAAWSLLTVGITLGAFWAYYELGWGGWWFWDPVENASFMPWLIGAALLHSAIVTEKRGALPGWTAFLALAAFTFSMLGAFLVRSGVLTSVHAFAVDPTRGVLLLMMMGVAAGAGFLLFGLRAGSLNPGGQFRPVSRESAIVLNNILLSTATAVVLLGTLYPLIREAMDGEAVSVGTPFFNLTFVPLMILAFCVLPAGPLLAWKRGDARGVARKLWVVLAAAAALGLVAYGIVQPRKALASAGLALGFWLLGGALLEMAERLKLFRAPAAESIRRAKGQPRGAWGTTLAHAGLGVFVLGASFETAWRVEAAQALSLNESHALGAYTLTLTDVGTVEGPNYLAERGIVKVLNKAGNEICHAEPERRFYPTGSQTTSEVAICPRMLDDIYVVLGERRAGEGGKPAWLVRAYVNPWVRLIFLGPLIMALGGVVSLSDRRVRLGVGRRAGEVVS, from the coding sequence ATGATCGTCGAACTGGGCGCCTTCGCCCTGATCCTGTCGCTGATGCTGTCGGTCGCCCAGACCGGCCTCTCGGCCGTCGGCGGCGCGCGGCGTTCGCCGGTGCTGGCCGGGGCCGGACGCGGCGCGGCGGTGGCGACCTTCGTCGCCGTGGCCGTGGCCTTCGCGGCTTTGATCCACGCCTTCGTGGTCTCGGACTTCTCGGTGGCCAACGTGGCCGCCAACTCCCACACCGCCAAGCCGCTGCTCTACAAGGTGGCCGGCGCCTGGGGCAGCCACGAGGGCTCGATGCTGCTGTGGTGCCTGGTGCTGACCGGGTACGGCGCGGCCATGGCTTTCTTCGGCGACAGCCTGCCGCCGCGCCTGCGGGCCTACGCCATCGCCATCCAGGGCGCGCTGGGCGTGATGTTCCTGGCCTACACCGTCTTCGCCTCGAACCCGCTGGCCCGTCTGATCGAGGTCCCGGTCGAGGGGCGGTCGCTCAATCCGCTGCTGCAGGACTGGGCGTTGGCCGTGCACCCGCCGTTCCTCTACAGCGGCTATGTCGGTTTCTCGGTGGTCTATTCGCTGTCGCTGGCGGCGCTGATCGAGGGCCGGATCGACGCGGCCTGGGCCCGCTGGGTGCGGCCCTGGACCCTGGCGGCCTGGAGCCTGCTGACCGTCGGCATCACCCTGGGCGCCTTCTGGGCCTATTACGAGCTGGGCTGGGGCGGCTGGTGGTTCTGGGATCCGGTCGAGAACGCCAGCTTCATGCCGTGGCTGATCGGCGCGGCCCTGCTGCACTCGGCGATCGTCACCGAGAAGCGCGGCGCGCTGCCGGGCTGGACGGCGTTCCTGGCCCTGGCGGCCTTCACCTTCTCGATGCTGGGCGCTTTCCTGGTGCGCTCTGGCGTTCTGACCAGCGTTCACGCCTTCGCGGTCGACCCGACGCGCGGCGTGCTGCTGCTGATGATGATGGGCGTCGCGGCTGGCGCGGGCTTCCTGCTGTTCGGCCTGCGCGCCGGCAGCCTGAACCCCGGCGGCCAGTTCAGACCCGTCAGCCGTGAGAGCGCCATCGTGCTCAACAACATCCTGCTGTCGACGGCGACGGCGGTGGTGCTGCTGGGCACGCTTTATCCGCTGATCCGCGAGGCCATGGACGGCGAGGCTGTCTCGGTTGGCACGCCGTTCTTCAACCTGACCTTCGTGCCGCTGATGATCCTGGCGTTCTGCGTCCTGCCGGCCGGGCCGCTGCTGGCCTGGAAGCGCGGCGATGCGCGCGGCGTGGCCCGCAAGCTGTGGGTCGTGCTGGCCGCCGCCGCAGCGCTGGGCCTCGTGGCCTACGGCATCGTCCAGCCGCGCAAGGCCCTGGCCAGCGCCGGTCTAGCCCTGGGCTTCTGGTTGCTGGGCGGCGCGCTGCTGGAGATGGCCGAGCGCCTGAAGCTGTTCCGCGCGCCCGCCGCCGAGAGCATCCGTCGCGCCAAGGGCCAGCCGCGCGGGGCCTGGGGCACGACCCTGGCCCATGCCGGCCTGGGCGTCTTCGTGCTGGGGGCCTCGTTCGAGACCGCCTGGCGCGTCGAGGCCGCCCAGGCGCTGAGCCTCAATGAAAGCCACGCCCTGGGCGCCTACACCCTGACCCTGACCGATGTCGGCACGGTCGAGGGCCCGAACTACCTGGCCGAGCGCGGGATCGTGAAGGTGCTCAATAAGGCTGGCAATGAGATCTGCCATGCCGAGCCCGAGCGCCGTTTCTATCCGACCGGCTCCCAGACCACCTCGGAAGTCGCCATCTGCCCGCGCATGCTGGACGACATCTATGTCGTGCTGGGCGAACGCCGGGCGGGCGAGGGCGGCAAGCCGGCCTGGCTGGTGCGCGCCTATGTGAACCCGTGGGTGCGGCTGATCTTCCTGGGCCCGCTGATCATGGCTCTGGGCGGGGTGGTGTCGCTGTCCGACCGCCGCGTACGCCTGGGCGTCGGCCGCCGCGCCGGCGAGGTCGTGTCGTGA
- a CDS encoding cytochrome c-type biogenesis protein, producing the protein MSRVRALLVAVAAVALMGSASEPTERLPDPAQEARARDLFKEVRCLVCQNESIDDSEAQLAGDLRRIVREQVKAGRSDGEIRAFLVQRYGEFVLLKPRFSAGNAALWLAPVGVLLIGGVLMVGLLRRRETVETELSRDEEDRVAKLLQDD; encoded by the coding sequence GTGAGCCGCGTCCGCGCTCTGCTGGTGGCCGTCGCCGCCGTCGCCCTGATGGGCAGTGCGTCGGAGCCCACCGAGCGTCTGCCCGATCCGGCGCAGGAAGCCCGCGCCCGCGACCTCTTCAAGGAAGTCCGCTGCCTGGTCTGCCAGAACGAGTCGATCGACGACTCCGAGGCTCAGCTGGCCGGCGACCTGCGACGTATTGTCCGCGAACAGGTCAAGGCTGGGCGCAGCGATGGCGAGATCCGCGCGTTTCTTGTGCAGCGTTACGGCGAGTTCGTGCTGCTGAAGCCGCGCTTTTCGGCCGGCAACGCCGCGCTGTGGCTGGCTCCGGTGGGGGTGCTGCTGATCGGCGGCGTCCTGATGGTCGGCTTGCTGCGGCGTCGCGAGACGGTCGAGACAGAGCTTTCGCGGGACGAAGAGGACCGCGTCGCTAAATTGCTGCAAGACGATTGA
- a CDS encoding Do family serine endopeptidase has protein sequence MTARKSGFVVGAIAGAGVACAALAGVGMRMGTAAAEAPVARPAVAGAPSFAPPPGAPMSFADIFEKVSPAVVQINVTSKASPQALRIPGLEGFDIVPRGQKGKPGQGQDGEDGDSPATPKQQSAGSGFFISADGYIVTNNHVVADADDIQVVMKDGRELKATLVGRDEGTDLAVIKVIDPKAKGADFPYVNFENQAKPRVGDWVITIGNPFGLGGTATAGIISAYNRDLGDNTSSFVNYIQIDAPINRGNSGGPSFDIYGRVIGVNSAIYSPSGGSVGIGFAIPADIAEATAKQLISGGKVVRGYIGVTIQDFSAESAEALGLKDVKGAIVAELVPGGPAAKAGLLPDDILTGVNGVTIANRSELTREVAKARPGESIKMSIIRDGKTRVVDVKSGTRPAENALGLNDDDDDKDGGAAPTPDKPVTQKVDSLGLTLGPIDPASRQTYKIDSEIKGLLITGVKGDSDAGEKGLAKGDVLANINGVAVASVVDVNNAVASAKKAGRTSVLVKVIRQNRPVFVPLKIAP, from the coding sequence ATGACCGCTAGGAAGTCGGGTTTCGTTGTGGGCGCCATCGCGGGCGCGGGCGTGGCTTGCGCCGCTCTGGCTGGTGTGGGCATGCGCATGGGAACGGCGGCCGCCGAGGCTCCCGTGGCCCGTCCCGCCGTGGCCGGTGCGCCGTCGTTCGCGCCGCCGCCGGGCGCGCCGATGTCGTTCGCCGACATCTTCGAGAAGGTCTCGCCCGCGGTCGTCCAGATCAACGTGACCTCGAAGGCCTCGCCGCAGGCGCTGCGCATTCCGGGCCTGGAAGGTTTCGACATCGTGCCGCGCGGCCAGAAGGGCAAGCCGGGCCAGGGCCAGGACGGTGAGGACGGCGATTCGCCGGCCACGCCGAAGCAGCAGTCGGCCGGTTCGGGCTTCTTCATCTCGGCCGACGGCTACATCGTCACCAACAACCACGTCGTGGCCGACGCCGACGACATCCAGGTGGTGATGAAGGACGGCCGCGAACTGAAGGCCACCCTGGTCGGCCGCGACGAGGGCACGGACCTGGCGGTCATCAAGGTCATCGACCCCAAGGCCAAGGGCGCGGACTTCCCGTATGTGAACTTCGAGAACCAGGCCAAGCCGCGCGTCGGCGACTGGGTCATCACCATCGGCAACCCGTTCGGCCTGGGCGGCACCGCCACGGCCGGCATCATCTCGGCCTACAACCGCGACCTGGGCGACAACACCTCGTCGTTCGTCAACTACATCCAGATCGACGCGCCGATTAACCGGGGCAACTCGGGCGGTCCCAGCTTCGACATCTATGGCCGGGTGATCGGCGTCAACAGCGCCATCTACTCGCCGTCGGGCGGCTCGGTCGGCATCGGCTTCGCCATCCCGGCGGACATCGCCGAAGCCACCGCCAAGCAGCTGATCTCGGGCGGCAAGGTCGTGCGCGGCTATATCGGCGTCACCATCCAGGACTTCAGCGCCGAGTCGGCCGAGGCCCTGGGCCTGAAGGACGTGAAGGGCGCGATCGTCGCCGAGCTGGTCCCGGGCGGTCCCGCCGCCAAGGCCGGCCTGCTGCCGGACGACATCCTGACCGGCGTCAACGGCGTGACGATCGCCAACCGCTCGGAACTGACCCGCGAAGTGGCCAAGGCCCGTCCGGGCGAGAGCATCAAGATGTCGATCATCCGCGATGGCAAAACGCGCGTCGTCGACGTCAAGTCGGGCACCCGTCCGGCCGAGAACGCCCTGGGCCTGAACGACGACGATGACGACAAGGACGGCGGCGCCGCGCCGACCCCGGACAAGCCCGTCACCCAGAAGGTCGACTCTCTGGGTCTGACGCTCGGCCCCATCGATCCGGCCTCGCGCCAGACCTACAAGATCGACAGCGAGATCAAGGGCCTGCTGATCACCGGCGTGAAGGGCGACAGCGACGCCGGCGAGAAGGGCCTGGCCAAGGGCGACGTGCTGGCGAACATCAACGGCGTGGCGGTGGCCAGCGTCGTCGACGTCAACAACGCCGTGGCCTCGGCGAAGAAGGCCGGCCGGACCAGCGTGCTGGTCAAGGTGATCCGCCAGAACCGCCCGGTCTTCGTGCCGCTGAAGATCGCGCCGTAA
- the uczR gene encoding two-component system response regulator UczR (involved in the response to the presence of uranium, zinc and copper) — protein sequence MRILIIEDDLEAAAAMAHGLTEAGYDVQHAPDGEAGLGEAQKGGYDVLVVDRMMPKMDGVQVVETLRREGDQTPVLFLSALGEVNDRVVGLKAGADDYLVKPYAFPELMARVEALSRRRETGAVATTLKVGELEMNLINRTVHRQGKEIDLQPREFQLLEFMMRHAGQSVTRTMLLEKVWEYHFDPQTNVIDVHISRLRSKIDKGFDRAMLQTVRGAGYRLDP from the coding sequence ATGCGTATTCTGATTATCGAGGACGACCTGGAGGCCGCCGCCGCCATGGCCCACGGCCTGACGGAGGCCGGCTACGATGTGCAGCACGCGCCCGACGGCGAGGCTGGTCTGGGCGAGGCCCAGAAGGGCGGCTACGACGTCCTTGTCGTCGACCGCATGATGCCGAAGATGGACGGCGTCCAAGTCGTCGAGACCCTGCGCCGTGAAGGCGACCAGACGCCGGTGCTGTTCCTGTCGGCCCTGGGCGAGGTCAATGACCGGGTGGTGGGCCTGAAGGCCGGCGCCGACGACTATCTGGTCAAGCCGTACGCCTTCCCCGAGCTGATGGCCCGCGTCGAGGCCCTGTCGCGCCGCCGCGAGACCGGCGCTGTCGCCACCACCCTGAAGGTCGGCGAGCTGGAGATGAACCTGATCAACCGGACGGTCCATCGCCAGGGCAAGGAGATCGACCTGCAGCCGCGCGAATTCCAGCTGCTGGAGTTCATGATGCGCCACGCCGGCCAGTCGGTGACCCGCACCATGCTGCTGGAGAAGGTCTGGGAATACCACTTCGACCCGCAGACCAACGTCATCGACGTCCACATCTCGCGCCTGCGCAGCAAGATCGACAAGGGCTTCGACCGGGCCATGCTGCAGACCGTGCGCGGCGCTGGCTACCGGCTCGATCCGTAG
- a CDS encoding type II toxin-antitoxin system RelE/ParE family toxin: MGRVVKAGLVGRDLDRIFSAISENNGLNVATAQVSRIENALQRLGAFPNLGRNRSDLRPALRTLSVKPWTVLYRVKGEDVIILRVLDERPDLAAQFGKKT; encoded by the coding sequence GTGGGGCGCGTTGTGAAGGCCGGACTAGTTGGTCGCGACCTCGATCGGATTTTCAGCGCTATTTCCGAAAACAACGGCTTGAACGTAGCGACGGCTCAAGTGAGCCGCATCGAGAATGCACTTCAGCGCTTAGGGGCGTTTCCTAATCTGGGCCGAAATCGCTCGGACCTGAGACCGGCGCTTCGGACCTTGTCGGTAAAGCCTTGGACGGTGCTGTACCGCGTGAAGGGAGAGGACGTGATCATTCTTCGGGTTCTCGATGAGCGACCTGATCTCGCCGCCCAATTCGGCAAAAAGACCTGA
- the uczS gene encoding two-component system sensor histidine kinase UczS (involved in the response to the presence of uranium, zinc and copper) — MRLPRLLRTTPFRLTLLFLVLFAAAASAFLGYIYVATAGEVNRRSQAEISREFESLEAAYRQGGVDALNQTIVERATGERPFLYFLADKAGKRISGSIEESPVSDFTGDGPTWASFKVTETDLDGAEVKAAARGVQQRLDHGEILFVGADVDASEAYVRKIVRALWGAAVLVILLGLSGGVLISRNVSRSMQGLVDVVNDVRAGDLHARAKIRGARDEYDELAEGLNDMLDRIERLMGGLRHAGDAIAHDLRSPLTRLRARMEVALIDAENGKGDPVAALETALQDADGVLKTFNAVLAIARLQAAGSAPDQRVFDASELASDMAELYEFACEDKGLDFKAEIVPALTIKGNREFLAQALANLLDNAIKYTPEGGAIMLRARRTSSGELEFSVTDTGPGVPEADRPRVVQRFVRLENSRSEPGAGLGLSLVSAVAVSHGGRLELAEGPGEYNGMGPGLRVALVLPRVE; from the coding sequence ATGCGTCTGCCGCGCCTTCTCCGCACCACGCCGTTCCGGCTGACCCTGCTGTTCCTGGTCCTGTTCGCGGCGGCCGCCAGCGCGTTCCTGGGCTATATCTACGTGGCCACGGCGGGCGAGGTGAACCGCCGCTCGCAGGCCGAGATCAGCCGCGAGTTCGAGAGCCTGGAGGCGGCTTATCGCCAGGGCGGCGTCGACGCCCTGAACCAGACCATCGTCGAGCGGGCGACGGGCGAGCGGCCGTTCCTGTATTTCCTGGCCGATAAGGCCGGTAAGCGCATCTCGGGCTCGATCGAGGAGTCGCCGGTCAGCGACTTCACCGGCGACGGCCCGACCTGGGCCAGCTTCAAGGTCACCGAGACCGACCTGGACGGGGCCGAGGTCAAGGCCGCCGCGCGCGGGGTGCAGCAGCGGCTGGACCACGGCGAGATCCTGTTCGTCGGGGCCGATGTCGACGCCTCCGAGGCCTATGTCCGCAAGATCGTCCGGGCCCTCTGGGGCGCCGCGGTGCTGGTCATTCTGCTGGGCCTGTCGGGCGGCGTCCTGATCAGCCGCAATGTCAGCCGCTCGATGCAGGGGCTGGTCGACGTGGTCAACGATGTCCGCGCGGGGGACCTGCACGCCCGGGCCAAGATCCGCGGCGCGCGCGACGAGTATGACGAACTGGCCGAGGGCCTGAACGACATGCTCGACCGGATCGAGCGCCTGATGGGCGGCCTGCGCCACGCCGGCGACGCCATCGCCCACGACCTGCGCTCGCCGCTGACTCGCCTGCGCGCCCGGATGGAGGTCGCCCTGATCGACGCCGAGAACGGCAAGGGCGACCCGGTGGCGGCGCTGGAGACGGCGCTGCAAGACGCCGACGGCGTGCTGAAGACCTTCAACGCTGTGCTGGCCATCGCCCGCCTGCAGGCCGCCGGCTCGGCCCCCGACCAGCGCGTTTTCGACGCCTCCGAACTGGCCAGCGACATGGCCGAGCTCTACGAATTCGCGTGCGAGGACAAGGGGCTGGACTTCAAGGCCGAGATCGTCCCGGCCCTGACCATCAAGGGCAACCGCGAGTTCCTGGCCCAGGCGCTGGCCAACCTCCTCGACAACGCCATCAAATATACGCCCGAGGGCGGAGCGATCATGCTGCGGGCGCGGCGCACCTCGTCCGGTGAGCTGGAGTTCTCGGTCACCGACACCGGCCCCGGCGTGCCCGAGGCCGACCGCCCCCGCGTGGTCCAGCGCTTCGTGCGCCTGGAAAACAGCCGCAGCGAGCCCGGCGCGGGCCTGGGCCTGTCGCTGGTCAGCGCCGTCGCCGTCTCGCACGGCGGCCGGCTGGAGCTGGCCGAGGGGCCCGGCGAATACAACGGCATGGGTCCCGGCCTCCGGGTGGCCTTGGTGCTGCCCCGGGTGGAGTAG
- a CDS encoding M56 family metallopeptidase: MIDLLVLALMRVQIAAAVGVLAVLLLRLPVRWLLGPRLAYGLWMLVPTAAIAGLFPSLAETTRAGVAAEPLGPSLALKLLLAWAMGAALLAGVMMLQERAFRRRAERGQAGPAVVGALWPRLVLPADFESRFSARERDLILRHERTHIRRGDPVANLIVAGCRVAGWCNPMIHLGAAFVRIDQELACDATVLALRNDIRADYARALLKVSRFGVASPLACGWGTHPLVLRVGFLGRSEPSVRRQITGYVLLPILAIATFVGVWTMAPRGFDSLAMAPDALYVPSAEHGWKLP; encoded by the coding sequence ATGATCGATCTGCTGGTGCTGGCCTTGATGCGCGTGCAGATCGCCGCCGCTGTCGGCGTGCTGGCCGTGCTCCTGCTGCGCCTGCCGGTTCGCTGGCTGCTGGGACCGCGCTTGGCGTATGGCCTGTGGATGCTGGTCCCGACCGCCGCCATCGCCGGCCTGTTTCCCAGTCTCGCCGAGACCACCCGGGCCGGCGTCGCCGCCGAGCCGCTGGGGCCGAGCCTGGCGCTGAAGCTGCTGTTGGCCTGGGCGATGGGGGCGGCGCTCCTCGCTGGCGTCATGATGCTGCAGGAGCGCGCCTTCCGCCGCCGGGCCGAACGGGGCCAGGCCGGTCCCGCCGTCGTGGGCGCCCTGTGGCCCCGCCTGGTGCTGCCGGCCGATTTCGAGTCCCGCTTCAGCGCCCGCGAGCGCGACCTGATCCTGCGGCACGAGCGCACCCACATCCGCCGGGGCGATCCGGTCGCCAACCTCATCGTGGCCGGCTGCCGCGTGGCGGGCTGGTGCAATCCCATGATCCACCTCGGCGCCGCCTTCGTCCGCATCGACCAGGAGCTGGCCTGCGACGCCACAGTGCTGGCCCTGCGCAACGACATCCGCGCCGACTACGCGCGGGCGCTGCTGAAGGTCTCGCGCTTCGGCGTCGCCTCGCCCCTGGCCTGCGGCTGGGGAACCCATCCCCTGGTGCTGCGCGTCGGATTTCTAGGCCGGAGCGAGCCCAGCGTCCGTCGCCAGATCACCGGCTACGTGCTCCTGCCGATCCTCGCGATCGCCACCTTCGTAGGCGTGTGGACCATGGCGCCGCGCGGTTTCGACTCGCTGGCCATGGCCCCCGACGCGCTCTACGTCCCAAGCGCCGAGCACGGCTGGAAGCTGCCCTAG
- a CDS encoding M56 family metallopeptidase, protein MIELFALALVRAQIAAAAAVLLVVLLRPSARQLFGPRRAYGLWAIVPAAAAAAFFPSLAETMQIGDPARPWGALASKLVLLWLAGCAVATVVLVVRERLFHRRIDQGQAGPAVVGALWPRIILPSDFAERFDTREREMITLHERTHINRGDPIANLVVAVIGVLGWCNPMIYLASGLVRIDQELACDATVVALRSDIRADYAKALMKAQMNASVSPLACGWATHPLILRVSLLNRREPSLTRDITGFLTMTFLALAAMGTVWSIAPRGPNATDLNPGVVARMDPYTGAIIWVKVER, encoded by the coding sequence ATGATCGAGCTCTTCGCCCTCGCCCTGGTCCGGGCCCAGATCGCCGCCGCCGCCGCGGTGCTGCTGGTCGTGCTGCTGCGCCCGTCGGCGCGCCAGCTGTTTGGACCGCGCCGCGCCTATGGCCTGTGGGCCATCGTGCCGGCCGCCGCCGCCGCCGCCTTCTTCCCCAGCCTGGCCGAGACCATGCAGATCGGCGATCCCGCCCGCCCGTGGGGGGCCTTGGCTTCGAAGCTCGTCCTGCTGTGGCTGGCCGGCTGCGCGGTCGCCACCGTTGTTCTGGTGGTGCGCGAACGCCTGTTCCACCGTCGCATAGACCAGGGACAGGCCGGGCCGGCCGTCGTCGGCGCCCTGTGGCCGCGCATTATCCTGCCGTCCGACTTCGCCGAGCGCTTCGACACCCGTGAGCGCGAGATGATCACGCTGCACGAGCGCACCCATATCAATCGCGGCGATCCGATCGCAAACCTGGTCGTCGCCGTGATCGGCGTGCTGGGCTGGTGCAATCCGATGATCTACCTGGCGTCGGGCCTGGTGCGCATCGACCAGGAACTGGCCTGCGACGCCACGGTCGTGGCCCTGCGCTCCGATATCCGCGCCGACTATGCCAAGGCGCTGATGAAGGCCCAGATGAACGCGTCCGTCTCGCCCTTGGCCTGCGGCTGGGCCACCCACCCGCTGATCCTGCGCGTGTCGCTGCTGAACCGCCGCGAGCCCAGCCTGACCCGCGACATCACAGGCTTCCTCACGATGACTTTCCTGGCGCTGGCGGCCATGGGCACGGTGTGGAGCATCGCCCCGCGCGGCCCCAACGCCACCGACCTCAATCCCGGCGTGGTGGCGCGGATGGATCCCTATACCGGCGCGATCATCTGGGTGAAGGTCGAGCGCTGA